A genomic window from Methylorubrum extorquens includes:
- a CDS encoding MBL fold metallo-hydrolase yields MASLTLRILGCGSSGGVPRVGYGWGACDPSEPRNRRRRCSLLVERRQGAGNGQGEGATTVLVDTSPDLREQLIDASVTRLDALLYTHAHADHTHGIDDVRPLVIHMHRRIPVHADPLTHALLIKRFGYAFETPPGSLYPPILDLHEMRTDEPLTIDGGGGPIEADAFAMEHGNEIAHGFRFGPAAYAPDVSLMPEAAKSRLHGLDLLIIDALRETPHPSHYSVSDALALIEEVAPRRAILTNLHTDLDYATLAKKLPGHVVPAHDGLTATVDL; encoded by the coding sequence ATGGCGAGTCTGACCCTGCGCATCCTCGGCTGCGGCTCGTCCGGCGGCGTGCCGCGGGTCGGCTACGGCTGGGGCGCCTGCGACCCGTCCGAGCCGCGCAACCGCCGCCGCCGCTGCTCGCTGCTGGTGGAGCGCCGACAAGGGGCCGGCAACGGGCAAGGGGAGGGGGCCACGACGGTGCTGGTCGATACCTCGCCGGACCTGCGCGAGCAGCTCATCGATGCCAGCGTCACGCGCCTCGACGCCCTACTCTACACCCACGCGCATGCCGACCACACCCACGGCATCGACGACGTGCGCCCCCTCGTCATCCACATGCACCGGCGCATCCCGGTCCATGCCGACCCCCTCACCCACGCGCTGCTGATCAAGCGCTTCGGCTACGCCTTCGAGACGCCGCCGGGGAGCCTCTACCCGCCGATCCTCGACCTGCACGAGATGCGGACGGACGAGCCCCTGACTATCGACGGCGGGGGCGGTCCGATCGAGGCGGACGCCTTCGCGATGGAGCACGGCAACGAGATCGCGCATGGCTTCCGCTTCGGCCCCGCCGCCTACGCGCCGGACGTGAGCCTGATGCCGGAGGCGGCCAAGTCCCGCCTGCACGGCCTCGACCTGCTCATCATCGATGCCCTGCGCGAGACCCCTCACCCGTCGCACTACTCGGTCTCGGACGCGCTCGCCCTGATCGAGGAGGTGGCGCCGCGCCGCGCCATCCTGACGAACCTCCACACCGATCTCGACTACGCGACGCTGGCCAAGAAGCTGCCGGGACACGTGGTGCCGGCCCATGACGGGCTGACGGCGACCGTCGATCTCTAG
- a CDS encoding alpha/beta hydrolase, protein MASLRAHLYDLTIRLAVKGRLGGTHDVYAIRRAFEGARFPTPAGIAFTPGEVGGVPGEWAEAQGAKTEGADGHGDRPTLLYCHGGGFIACSAQLYRPVTGRFARAGFRVFTPDYRLAPEHPFPAAVEDCARVWAALAKAGPAAVAGDSAGGTLALTTIIEARRLGLTPPAAAALFSPATDLIGRSASFRTNGRRDAMFRPEALMRLVPAYLAGADPADPRASPIEADFSGFPPLLIHVGAREILRDDSLRLAEKAKAAGVPVELTVFPVVTHAWQLAESFLPEARRSLDGAALFLQRALEASPHPEVEATA, encoded by the coding sequence ATGGCAAGCCTGCGCGCCCACCTCTACGATCTCACCATCCGCCTCGCGGTGAAGGGGCGGCTCGGCGGCACCCACGACGTCTACGCGATCCGCCGCGCCTTCGAGGGCGCCCGGTTCCCGACGCCGGCCGGCATCGCCTTCACCCCCGGCGAGGTCGGCGGCGTGCCCGGCGAGTGGGCGGAGGCCCAAGGAGCAAAGACGGAAGGCGCGGATGGGCATGGCGATCGCCCCACCCTGCTCTACTGCCACGGCGGCGGATTCATCGCCTGCTCGGCCCAATTGTACCGCCCGGTCACCGGGCGCTTCGCGCGCGCCGGCTTCCGGGTGTTCACGCCGGATTATCGGCTGGCGCCGGAGCACCCCTTCCCCGCCGCGGTCGAGGATTGCGCTCGCGTCTGGGCCGCGCTCGCGAAAGCCGGCCCGGCGGCCGTGGCCGGGGATTCCGCGGGCGGCACCCTGGCGCTCACCACGATCATCGAGGCGCGCCGCCTCGGCCTGACCCCGCCCGCGGCGGCGGCCCTGTTCTCGCCGGCCACCGACCTGATCGGCCGCAGCGCCTCGTTCCGCACGAATGGGCGGCGCGACGCGATGTTCCGCCCCGAGGCGCTGATGCGGCTGGTTCCGGCCTATCTCGCCGGGGCGGACCCCGCCGACCCGCGCGCCTCGCCGATCGAGGCGGACTTTTCCGGGTTTCCCCCGCTCCTGATCCATGTCGGCGCCCGCGAGATCCTGCGCGACGATTCCCTGCGCCTCGCCGAGAAGGCGAAGGCCGCGGGCGTGCCGGTCGAACTCACGGTGTTTCCCGTGGTGACGCATGCGTGGCAACTTGCCGAAAGCTTTCTGCCCGAGGCACGCCGTTCCCTCGACGGGGCCGCGTTGTTCCTGCAGCGCGCCTTGGAAGCGAGCCCCCATCCCGAGGTGGAGGCCACCGCGTGA
- a CDS encoding sensor histidine kinase → MPSSLAPAAGRLPAPPWFGDVAALGATGIAIVLRHALNDVLPPGFPFLTFFPAVILTTFFFGLRPGIVCAVLSGLAAWYFFIGEANIFLLDAQTALALGFYAFIVTVDIALIHLMRVAGERLSAERAVSAQLYEQQRTMFQELQHRVANNMQFVAALLALQKRKVIDHPQDAAGVFDEAQARLQTIARIHRRLYDPARADQPVGQYLQELCSDLLDATGARNIVCLVDGPPVRLDLARLTTLSLLVAEVVTNALKHAFQGADQGTERGTITIRLETLEAGQASLSIADNGPGIPATFDPATSRSLGFRIVQGLAGQLDGTLTYASESGTVVRLVFATGPTAA, encoded by the coding sequence ATGCCGTCCTCTCTCGCCCCTGCCGCCGGACGGCTGCCTGCGCCGCCGTGGTTCGGCGACGTCGCAGCCCTGGGCGCGACGGGGATTGCCATCGTCCTGCGTCACGCGCTCAACGACGTGCTGCCGCCGGGCTTTCCGTTCCTGACCTTCTTTCCGGCGGTGATCCTGACGACGTTCTTCTTCGGCCTGCGGCCGGGGATCGTCTGCGCGGTGCTCTCGGGGCTGGCCGCGTGGTACTTCTTCATCGGCGAGGCGAACATCTTCCTGCTCGATGCGCAGACCGCCCTGGCGCTCGGCTTCTATGCCTTCATCGTCACGGTCGACATCGCGCTCATCCACCTGATGCGCGTCGCGGGCGAACGGCTGAGCGCGGAGCGGGCGGTGAGTGCGCAGCTCTACGAGCAGCAGCGCACCATGTTCCAGGAGCTGCAGCACCGCGTCGCCAACAACATGCAGTTCGTGGCGGCTCTCCTCGCCCTTCAGAAGCGCAAGGTCATCGACCATCCGCAGGACGCGGCCGGCGTCTTCGACGAGGCGCAGGCCCGGCTGCAGACGATCGCGCGCATCCATCGCCGCCTCTACGACCCCGCGCGGGCCGACCAGCCCGTGGGTCAGTACCTGCAGGAACTCTGCTCCGACCTGCTCGACGCGACGGGCGCGCGCAATATCGTCTGCCTCGTCGATGGGCCGCCCGTGCGCCTCGATCTCGCTCGCCTGACCACCCTGTCGCTCCTCGTGGCCGAGGTGGTGACGAACGCCCTCAAGCACGCCTTCCAAGGGGCCGACCAAGGGACCGAGCGCGGCACCATCACCATCCGCCTCGAAACCCTCGAAGCCGGTCAGGCGTCGCTCAGCATCGCCGATAACGGACCAGGGATCCCCGCGACCTTCGATCCCGCCACGAGCCGCAGCCTCGGCTTCCGGATCGTTCAGGGACTCGCCGGCCAGCTCGACGGCACGCTGACCTACGCCAGTGAGAGCGGCACGGTGGTCCGCCTCGTCTTCGCCACCGGCCCGACCGCCGCTTGA
- a CDS encoding DUF2721 domain-containing protein, giving the protein MFQTATGDPDSIAHIIQVALAPAFLLSALATLLNVFSTRLGRVADKVDALSASLPGADEAARATLARRLAYLRQRSLLLDGAVVLASLGGVMTGAAALTLFVGALRDASAASVLFACFGLALACTILAILAFLAEILLAGRGIRLEVERKQDGPR; this is encoded by the coding sequence ATGTTCCAGACTGCGACGGGCGATCCCGACAGCATCGCTCACATCATCCAGGTGGCGCTCGCCCCGGCCTTCCTGCTCTCGGCGCTGGCGACCCTGCTCAACGTGTTCTCGACCCGGCTCGGGCGCGTCGCCGACAAGGTCGATGCGCTCTCGGCCAGCCTGCCCGGCGCGGACGAGGCGGCGCGGGCGACGCTGGCCCGCCGCCTCGCCTACCTGCGCCAGCGCTCGCTCCTGCTCGACGGTGCCGTGGTGCTGGCGAGCCTCGGCGGCGTGATGACGGGTGCGGCCGCGCTGACTCTGTTCGTCGGCGCGCTTAGGGACGCCTCCGCCGCCTCCGTGCTGTTCGCCTGCTTCGGCCTTGCGCTCGCCTGCACCATCCTGGCGATCCTGGCCTTCCTCGCCGAAATCCTCCTCGCCGGCCGGGGCATACGCCTGGAGGTCGAGCGCAAGCAGGATGGGCCGAGATAA
- a CDS encoding protein adenylyltransferase SelO produces the protein MPCYLPSRRHADLGPDFYDVVAPADFPSAILRYRNQAWARRVGLDDLSDEAWIAHFARFTPLPGSFEHPLALRYHGHQFRSYNADLGDGRGFLFAQVHDRRDRRLLDFGTKGSGTTPWSRGADGRLTLKGGVREVLATAMLEALGVETSKSFSLIETGEALERGDEPSPTRSAVLVRLSHSHLRIGTFQRFQFLEQPEAIARLVEHVVETYYPGIQEADATERAALFFEAMVARVARMGAQWMAAGFVHGVLNTDNINVTGESFDYGPWRFAHAHDPAFTAAYFDEWGLYSFGRQPEALFWNLSRLADCLLGLAPKERLEAGLKTFGPALQDAFAEAILFRLGVTPEQGEGEGAVHRLVGAFWAFLEKSRAPFEQVFFDWRGGLASESRAARSPAGEHYAGDAFRPVHAALQAMRPSAAANLDHPYFAREKPCTMLIDEVEALWAPIAEADDWSALHAKLAEIETMAEAYGTRPLPPEI, from the coding sequence CTGCCCTGTTATCTTCCCTCGCGCCGCCACGCCGACCTCGGACCCGACTTCTACGACGTCGTGGCCCCGGCCGACTTCCCCTCGGCGATCCTGCGTTACCGCAATCAGGCATGGGCGCGGCGCGTCGGGCTCGACGATCTGTCGGACGAGGCCTGGATCGCGCATTTCGCGCGCTTCACACCCCTGCCCGGCTCGTTCGAGCACCCGCTGGCTTTGCGCTATCACGGCCATCAGTTCCGCTCCTACAACGCGGATCTCGGCGACGGGCGCGGCTTCCTGTTCGCGCAAGTCCACGACCGGCGCGATCGCCGGCTGCTCGATTTCGGCACCAAGGGCAGCGGCACGACACCCTGGTCGCGCGGGGCGGACGGGCGGCTCACCCTGAAGGGCGGCGTGCGCGAGGTGCTTGCCACCGCCATGCTGGAGGCGCTCGGCGTCGAGACCTCGAAGTCGTTCAGCCTGATCGAGACCGGCGAGGCGCTGGAACGGGGCGACGAGCCCTCCCCCACCCGCTCGGCGGTGCTGGTGCGGCTCTCGCACTCGCATCTGCGCATCGGCACCTTCCAGCGCTTCCAGTTCCTCGAACAGCCCGAGGCGATCGCCCGCCTCGTCGAGCACGTGGTCGAGACCTACTATCCCGGCATCCAGGAAGCGGACGCGACCGAGCGGGCGGCCCTGTTCTTCGAGGCGATGGTGGCGCGGGTGGCGCGGATGGGGGCGCAGTGGATGGCCGCGGGCTTCGTCCACGGCGTGCTCAACACCGACAACATCAACGTCACCGGCGAGAGCTTCGATTACGGCCCCTGGCGCTTCGCTCACGCTCACGATCCGGCCTTCACCGCGGCCTATTTCGACGAGTGGGGCCTCTACAGCTTCGGCCGCCAGCCCGAGGCGCTGTTCTGGAACCTGAGCCGGCTGGCCGATTGCCTGCTCGGCCTCGCTCCGAAGGAGCGGCTGGAAGCGGGGCTCAAGACCTTCGGCCCGGCGCTTCAGGATGCCTTCGCCGAGGCGATCCTGTTCCGGCTCGGCGTCACGCCCGAGCAAGGGGAAGGCGAGGGCGCGGTGCACCGGCTGGTGGGTGCGTTCTGGGCCTTCCTCGAGAAAAGCCGCGCGCCGTTCGAGCAGGTCTTCTTCGACTGGCGCGGCGGTCTGGCGAGCGAGTCCCGCGCCGCCCGGAGCCCGGCGGGCGAGCATTACGCCGGCGACGCCTTCCGCCCGGTCCACGCCGCGCTCCAGGCGATGCGGCCCTCGGCGGCGGCAAACCTTGACCATCCCTACTTCGCCCGCGAAAAACCCTGCACGATGCTGATCGACGAGGTCGAGGCGCTCTGGGCGCCGATCGCGGAGGCCGACGACTGGTCGGCGCTCCATGCCAAGCTGGCCGAGATCGAGACCATGGCCGAGGCCTATGGCACGCGTCCCCTCCCCCCGGAGATCTGA
- a CDS encoding lipid-A-disaccharide synthase N-terminal domain-containing protein: MLIQLAEDLPAYFYDVFVTRFDFWLVFGIGAQLVFGSRFILQWIASERAGKSVMPLSFWFLSIIGGLMTLVYGFVRREPVIIIGQGLSTFIYLRNLALIFRERRRARRA, from the coding sequence ATGCTGATCCAGCTCGCCGAGGACCTACCGGCTTACTTCTACGACGTGTTCGTCACCCGCTTCGATTTCTGGCTGGTGTTCGGCATCGGGGCGCAGCTCGTGTTCGGCTCGCGCTTCATCCTGCAATGGATCGCCAGCGAGCGGGCGGGCAAGAGCGTGATGCCGCTCTCGTTCTGGTTCCTGTCGATCATCGGCGGGCTGATGACCTTGGTCTACGGCTTCGTGCGCCGGGAGCCGGTGATCATCATCGGGCAGGGGCTGTCCACCTTCATCTACCTGCGCAACCTCGCCCTCATCTTCCGCGAGCGGCGCCGCGCCCGCCGGGCCTGA
- a CDS encoding SGNH/GDSL hydrolase family protein, protein MFHRPLFGLILATALAGPLGLSGAGAQPDAPPVVAPQMPASVERLPTKLARLASQLGRDGDVRIVAFGSSSTEGAGASSPAMAYPALLERDLEERLQIGASSRRSITVINRGKGGDTAEAMARRLERDVLAERPDLVVWQTGSNDPLAGVPLERFVELTRAGILAIRATGADVVLMDQQWCSKLSGMDGAERYGEALHALATELRVPVIRRRALMQSWVSHGLLTPAQMIGPDGLHMTDAGYRQLAKAAAAQILVGAGLIQPSLARN, encoded by the coding sequence ATGTTCCACCGCCCGCTCTTCGGTCTCATCCTCGCCACCGCCCTCGCCGGTCCGCTCGGCTTGTCCGGCGCTGGCGCGCAGCCCGATGCGCCGCCGGTCGTCGCGCCGCAGATGCCGGCCTCCGTCGAGCGCCTGCCGACGAAGCTGGCGCGGCTCGCCTCACAGCTCGGGCGCGACGGCGATGTACGGATCGTGGCCTTCGGTTCCTCCTCGACGGAAGGGGCGGGTGCCTCGTCCCCGGCCATGGCCTACCCTGCCCTGCTCGAGCGCGATTTGGAGGAGCGCCTCCAGATCGGCGCATCGAGCCGGCGCTCGATCACCGTGATCAACCGCGGCAAAGGCGGCGACACCGCCGAGGCGATGGCGCGGCGCCTGGAGCGCGACGTGCTGGCCGAGCGCCCGGACCTGGTGGTTTGGCAGACCGGCAGCAACGATCCGCTCGCCGGGGTGCCGCTGGAGCGCTTCGTCGAACTGACCCGTGCGGGCATCCTGGCGATCCGCGCCACGGGGGCCGACGTGGTGCTGATGGATCAGCAATGGTGCAGCAAGCTCTCGGGCATGGACGGCGCCGAGCGCTACGGCGAGGCCCTGCACGCGCTGGCCACCGAACTCCGCGTGCCGGTGATCCGCCGCCGCGCCCTGATGCAGTCCTGGGTCTCGCACGGCCTGTTGACCCCGGCCCAGATGATCGGCCCCGATGGCCTGCACATGACCGATGCCGGCTACCGCCAGCTCGCCAAGGCCGCCGCCGCCCAAATCCTCGTGGGCGCCGGCCTGATCCAGCCCTCGCTCGCCCGGAACTGA
- a CDS encoding SDR family NAD(P)-dependent oxidoreductase produces MGQRFVLRGRTALVTGAASGIGAALSLALAGRGCALALADCDAQGLAETARAARASGVTVSEHVLDLADREALIALSEAVRARHGGLHLLVNNAGVALGGRFEDTDPADIDWLMDVNLHAVMRLTHACLPLLRAASQAQIVNLSSVFGIIAPAGQAAYAASKFAVRGFTEALRHEYEGTGLGVTLVHPGGVATAIARNARRPRHLDPHDAAQAHLAFERLLTMSPEKAAEAILRGIETRAPRVVIGADARRALLIQRLMPVRYWSLIRRAVRDT; encoded by the coding sequence ATGGGACAGCGTTTCGTTCTGCGGGGCCGCACCGCCCTCGTCACGGGAGCGGCGAGCGGCATCGGCGCGGCGCTGAGCCTCGCGCTGGCCGGACGCGGCTGCGCCCTGGCGCTGGCCGACTGCGACGCGCAAGGCCTCGCCGAGACGGCGCGCGCCGCCCGCGCTTCCGGCGTCACGGTCAGCGAACACGTCCTCGACCTCGCCGACCGCGAGGCGCTCATCGCCTTGTCGGAGGCGGTCCGGGCCCGTCACGGCGGTCTGCACCTCCTCGTCAACAATGCTGGCGTGGCGCTCGGCGGCCGGTTCGAGGACACGGATCCGGCCGACATCGACTGGCTGATGGACGTGAATCTGCACGCGGTGATGCGGCTGACCCATGCCTGCCTGCCGCTGCTGCGGGCCGCATCCCAGGCGCAGATCGTCAATCTGTCGAGCGTGTTCGGCATCATCGCGCCTGCGGGGCAGGCGGCCTATGCAGCGAGCAAGTTCGCCGTGCGCGGCTTCACCGAGGCGCTGCGCCACGAATATGAGGGCACCGGGCTCGGCGTGACGCTGGTGCATCCGGGCGGGGTCGCCACCGCCATCGCCCGCAACGCCCGCCGGCCCCGCCACCTCGATCCGCATGACGCCGCCCAGGCACATCTCGCCTTCGAGCGCCTTCTGACGATGAGCCCGGAGAAAGCCGCCGAGGCGATCCTGCGCGGAATCGAGACGCGGGCGCCCCGCGTGGTGATCGGCGCCGACGCCCGCCGCGCCCTGTTGATCCAGCGCCTGATGCCGGTGCGCTACTGGTCGCTGATCCGCCGCGCCGTTCGAGACACGTGA
- a CDS encoding flavin-containing monooxygenase, with amino-acid sequence MSEAPLDLVIVGAGFSGLAMAIRARQAGFNRLLVLEKAAGVGGTWRENTYPGAACDVPSQLYSLSFAPKSDWSRLFAPQPEIEAYLEGLVAEHSLAPFLRLETCVKRAVFDAAAGLWRVETDKGVVSARVLVSAMGALHHPALPRLPGLELFSGQAFHSATWDHACDLRGKRVGVIGTGASAVQFVPEIVGRVAHLTQFQRSPPWILPRGDRPTGRGLRRLMRIAPLRRLHRASLFWRREIAALAGFTRVSRVTALAEAWSRRHLAASIADPALRRKLTPDYRLGCKRVLLSDDYYPALARPHASLVTAPIRAVLPHGIVTADGTEHPLDVLIFATGFSPGGSVLRTEVIGRDGSSLLQAWKDGADAFRGVSVAGFPNFFLLLGPNTGLGHNSVLLMVEAQVAHVLGALDRLRDQPGSVLEVRPEAQAGFRAEVDARMQDSIWTQGGCGSWYLDRSGRNRTLWPGTVGDYVRGTEQMRAEDYRLTDPPGHCPGPTKGLALSKP; translated from the coding sequence GTGAGCGAGGCGCCCCTCGATCTCGTCATCGTCGGCGCGGGCTTTTCCGGCCTCGCCATGGCGATCCGCGCGCGGCAGGCCGGGTTCAACCGCCTCCTCGTGCTGGAGAAGGCCGCGGGCGTCGGCGGTACGTGGCGGGAGAACACCTATCCGGGGGCTGCCTGCGACGTGCCCTCGCAGCTCTACTCTCTCTCCTTCGCGCCGAAATCCGACTGGTCGCGCCTGTTCGCGCCGCAGCCCGAGATCGAGGCCTATCTCGAAGGGCTGGTGGCGGAACACAGCCTCGCGCCGTTCCTGCGCCTGGAGACGTGCGTGAAGCGGGCCGTCTTCGATGCGGCGGCCGGCCTGTGGCGGGTCGAGACCGACAAAGGCGTCGTCTCCGCCCGCGTGCTGGTGAGCGCGATGGGCGCGCTGCACCACCCGGCCCTCCCCCGCCTCCCCGGCCTGGAGCTTTTCTCGGGACAAGCCTTCCACTCGGCGACCTGGGATCATGCCTGCGACCTGAGGGGTAAGCGCGTCGGCGTCATCGGCACGGGGGCGAGCGCGGTGCAGTTCGTGCCGGAGATCGTCGGGCGCGTCGCCCACCTCACCCAGTTCCAGCGCTCGCCCCCCTGGATCCTGCCCCGCGGCGACCGCCCGACCGGGCGCGGTCTGCGGCGGCTGATGCGGATCGCCCCCCTGCGCCGTCTCCACCGCGCCTCGCTGTTCTGGCGCCGCGAGATCGCGGCGCTCGCGGGCTTCACCCGCGTCTCGCGCGTGACGGCTTTGGCCGAAGCGTGGTCCCGCCGACACCTGGCGGCTTCGATCGCCGATCCGGCGCTGAGGCGAAAGCTCACGCCCGACTACCGGCTCGGCTGCAAGCGGGTGCTGCTCTCCGACGACTACTACCCGGCGCTGGCCCGGCCCCATGCGAGCCTCGTCACCGCGCCGATCCGCGCGGTGCTGCCCCACGGCATCGTCACCGCCGACGGCACGGAGCACCCGCTCGACGTGCTGATCTTCGCCACCGGCTTCTCCCCCGGAGGCAGCGTTCTGCGCACGGAGGTGATCGGCCGGGACGGGTCAAGTTTGCTGCAGGCGTGGAAGGATGGGGCGGACGCCTTCCGCGGCGTGTCGGTCGCGGGCTTCCCGAACTTCTTCCTGCTCCTCGGCCCCAATACCGGGCTCGGCCACAACTCGGTGCTGCTGATGGTCGAGGCGCAGGTCGCGCACGTGCTCGGCGCGCTGGATCGGCTGCGTGACCAGCCCGGCAGCGTGCTGGAGGTGCGCCCCGAGGCTCAAGCCGGCTTCCGCGCCGAGGTCGATGCGCGGATGCAAGACAGCATCTGGACGCAAGGCGGCTGCGGGAGCTGGTATCTCGACCGCTCGGGGCGCAACCGCACGCTCTGGCCCGGGACGGTCGGCGATTACGTGCGCGGCACCGAGCAGATGCGGGCGGAGGATTACCGGCTCACCGATCCTCCGGGGCACTGCCCTGGACCCACGAAAGGACTTGCCCTTTCGAAACCCTGA
- a CDS encoding TatD family hydrolase, giving the protein MLVDSHCHLDFPDFAQDIPGVIARAAEAGVTRLLTISTRVAKADSYRALAEANAAVWYTVGTHPHGAAEEPDVPADTIAALAEAPRCVGIGEAGLDYHYEDAAPEAVQERVLRAHIEAARLSGLPLVIHSRDADAHMEAVLTDEMAKGPFKAVLHCFSSGARLAEVGVELGLSVSFSGIVTFRRSDALRDIARAVPLDRILVETDAPFLAPEPHRGRRCEPAYTADTARVLAKALGLPFEDFAARTTANFYRLFSKAAAIEGVSV; this is encoded by the coding sequence ATGCTGGTCGACAGCCACTGCCACCTCGATTTCCCGGACTTCGCGCAGGACATTCCGGGTGTGATCGCCCGCGCGGCCGAGGCCGGCGTGACGCGCCTCCTCACCATCTCGACGCGGGTCGCCAAGGCCGACAGCTACCGCGCGCTCGCCGAGGCGAACGCGGCGGTGTGGTACACGGTGGGCACCCACCCGCACGGCGCCGCCGAGGAACCGGACGTGCCGGCCGACACCATCGCCGCCCTGGCCGAGGCCCCGCGCTGCGTCGGCATCGGTGAGGCGGGGCTCGACTACCATTACGAGGACGCCGCACCGGAGGCGGTGCAGGAGCGGGTGCTGCGCGCCCATATCGAGGCCGCCCGCCTCTCCGGCCTGCCGCTGGTGATCCATTCCCGCGACGCCGACGCGCATATGGAGGCGGTGCTCACCGACGAGATGGCCAAAGGGCCGTTCAAGGCGGTGCTGCACTGCTTCTCGTCCGGTGCGCGGCTCGCTGAAGTCGGGGTCGAGCTCGGCCTGTCGGTCTCGTTCTCCGGCATCGTCACCTTCCGCCGCTCGGACGCCCTGCGCGACATCGCCCGTGCCGTGCCCCTCGACCGCATCCTGGTCGAGACCGACGCGCCGTTCCTGGCGCCCGAGCCGCACCGGGGCCGGCGCTGCGAACCGGCCTACACCGCCGACACCGCCCGCGTGCTGGCCAAGGCGCTCGGCCTGCCCTTCGAGGATTTTGCCGCGCGCACGACGGCCAACTTCTACCGGCTGTTCTCGAAGGCCGCGGCGATCGAGGGTGTCAGCGTATGA
- a CDS encoding DMT family transporter, with translation MTQGTTGARASAAAYPILTLTTLLWAGNTVAGKWAVGEVSPQVLTTLRWAFAFAVLLVVARRPILADRDRLVQRWPYLFLMGACGFTIFASLFYAAGTYTSAVNVALIQGAVPVFVMALNLAVRHVPVRAGQVVGAAVTLVGVAVATTHGDLAVLAHLGLNLGDGLMLAASLVYAGYTVALAGRPAVSGLAFFTALALAAFLTSLPPLAAEWALGRAIWPTTATAWAIVAFVALGPSLLAQLSFIRGVELIGPNRAGLFVNLVPVFGAGLAVLLAGEPFGGAETLALLLVLGGILIAEIAGRRAARSLGR, from the coding sequence GTGACCCAAGGCACCACCGGCGCCCGCGCCTCCGCGGCGGCCTACCCGATCCTGACGCTGACCACCCTCCTCTGGGCGGGCAACACCGTGGCCGGCAAATGGGCAGTCGGTGAGGTCTCGCCGCAGGTGCTGACCACCCTGCGCTGGGCCTTCGCCTTCGCGGTGCTGCTCGTGGTGGCGCGCCGCCCCATTCTGGCGGATCGGGACCGGCTGGTGCAGCGCTGGCCTTACCTGTTCCTGATGGGCGCGTGCGGCTTCACCATCTTCGCGAGCCTGTTCTACGCCGCCGGCACCTATACCAGCGCGGTCAACGTCGCCCTGATCCAGGGGGCGGTTCCCGTCTTCGTCATGGCGCTGAACCTCGCCGTGCGCCACGTGCCGGTGAGGGCAGGGCAGGTGGTCGGCGCGGCCGTGACCCTGGTGGGCGTCGCGGTGGCGACCACCCACGGCGATCTCGCCGTGCTGGCGCATCTCGGCCTCAACCTCGGCGACGGGCTGATGCTCGCGGCAAGCCTCGTCTATGCCGGCTACACCGTGGCGCTCGCCGGGCGCCCCGCCGTCTCGGGGCTCGCCTTCTTCACCGCGCTGGCGCTGGCCGCCTTCCTCACGTCGCTCCCGCCGCTTGCCGCCGAATGGGCGCTCGGCCGCGCGATCTGGCCCACCACCGCGACGGCCTGGGCCATCGTCGCCTTCGTCGCGCTCGGTCCCTCGCTGTTGGCGCAGCTGTCCTTCATCCGTGGCGTCGAGCTGATCGGCCCGAACCGGGCCGGGCTGTTCGTGAACCTCGTGCCGGTCTTCGGCGCGGGGCTCGCCGTGCTGCTGGCGGGCGAACCCTTCGGCGGAGCCGAGACCCTAGCGCTGCTCCTCGTTCTCGGCGGCATCCTCATCGCTGAGATCGCCGGGCGGCGCGCGGCACGATCCCTGGGCCGTTGA
- a CDS encoding group III truncated hemoglobin — protein MKQAELTEAALAVFLDAFYARVRRDPLIGPVFAAKIPDAAWPRHLATIRDFWSSVLLKTGRYKGNPFGRHLGIEGINPAHFARWLGLFEETAAEVFVPEIAGEIVERAHRIGDSLKSGLFFRPEMRTVRP, from the coding sequence ATGAAGCAGGCCGAACTCACCGAGGCGGCGCTCGCCGTCTTCCTCGACGCCTTCTACGCCCGGGTGCGCCGCGATCCGCTGATCGGCCCCGTCTTCGCGGCCAAGATCCCGGACGCGGCGTGGCCGCGCCATCTCGCCACGATCCGCGATTTCTGGTCCTCGGTGCTGCTCAAGACCGGACGCTACAAGGGCAACCCGTTCGGCCGCCATCTCGGCATCGAAGGGATCAACCCTGCGCATTTCGCGCGCTGGCTCGGCCTGTTCGAGGAGACGGCCGCGGAGGTCTTCGTGCCGGAGATCGCGGGAGAGATCGTCGAGCGGGCGCATCGCATCGGCGACAGCCTGAAATCCGGGTTGTTCTTCCGGCCGGAGATGCGGACCGTAAGGCCCTGA